One genomic segment of Pedobacter endophyticus includes these proteins:
- a CDS encoding GIN domain-containing protein, which translates to MKTSIKTLIATSLTAIVLSTAVIVPTVSATEIAPIKKSKVSSFRKISVKGNVELTIVQGSRSSVAYADDNYGSAKVMQDGDNLKISSTSNELTKVVVYVTDIFRIQASENALVKTDGKLNTQFLQIFLNDNAHADIDTKTEGLYTVIEDHADLKLSGSTNDHTLVMGDTQKLTMDKFAALKTHTNSLEKAIETVVVAK; encoded by the coding sequence ATGAAAACCTCAATCAAAACCTTAATCGCAACTTCATTAACAGCTATCGTTTTATCTACAGCTGTAATTGTACCAACCGTATCTGCAACTGAAATCGCTCCGATAAAAAAATCAAAAGTAAGCAGCTTCAGAAAAATCTCTGTAAAAGGAAATGTAGAACTTACCATCGTTCAGGGCAGCAGATCAAGCGTTGCTTATGCCGACGATAATTATGGCAGTGCAAAAGTGATGCAAGATGGCGACAACCTTAAAATCTCATCAACAAGCAACGAACTAACAAAGGTGGTTGTTTATGTAACTGACATCTTCCGCATTCAGGCTTCTGAAAACGCGCTTGTAAAAACCGACGGTAAATTAAACACACAGTTTCTTCAAATCTTTTTAAACGACAACGCCCATGCAGATATTGATACTAAAACAGAAGGTTTGTACACCGTTATCGAAGACCATGCCGATTTAAAGTTAAGCGGTTCTACAAATGATCATACTTTAGTTATGGGTGACACACAAAAACTAACCATGGACAAGTTTGCCGCTTTAAAAACACATACCAACAGCCTCGAAAAAGCAATTGAAACTGTAGTTGTAGCTAAATAA
- a CDS encoding aldo/keto reductase: MEYRKIGNSDLEMSAITFGAWAAGGWMWGSTDRNEAIEAIQAGYDLGVTSIDTAPIYGQGESEEIVGDAIKDISRDKLQLVTKFGMRWDLEKGDLAFKSKDNNGKDIDIYKYAGKESVIYECEQSLKRLGTDYIDLYQIHWPDSTTPIDETFEAVARLVEQGKVRYAGVCNYNVDQLQKANETIEIVSNQIPFSMVNRGVEKETVPYCIENNKAVLAYSPMERGLLTGKITVDYHFEEGDHRKGNPFFKPESIERTNAFLARIKPLADEKNASLSQLVLRWTIERPGITIALVGARNKQQSVQNAKAIDVKLTSDEIQFINDELKTAGF, encoded by the coding sequence ATGGAATATAGAAAAATTGGAAACTCAGACCTTGAAATGTCTGCAATTACGTTTGGCGCCTGGGCTGCCGGGGGCTGGATGTGGGGAAGCACCGACAGAAATGAAGCCATTGAAGCCATACAAGCAGGTTATGATCTTGGCGTAACATCAATTGACACTGCACCGATTTACGGGCAGGGGGAAAGCGAGGAAATTGTTGGCGATGCAATAAAGGACATTTCCAGAGACAAGCTTCAGCTGGTAACCAAATTCGGCATGCGCTGGGACCTCGAAAAAGGCGATCTTGCCTTTAAAAGTAAGGATAATAACGGCAAGGATATCGATATTTATAAGTATGCAGGTAAAGAAAGCGTGATTTACGAATGCGAACAATCGTTGAAACGATTAGGAACAGATTATATCGACCTTTACCAAATTCACTGGCCAGATAGTACAACGCCAATAGACGAAACTTTTGAAGCGGTTGCCCGCCTGGTAGAGCAGGGAAAAGTGCGCTACGCCGGTGTTTGCAATTATAACGTTGACCAGTTGCAAAAAGCCAATGAAACAATCGAAATCGTATCAAACCAGATTCCTTTTAGCATGGTAAACCGCGGTGTAGAAAAGGAAACCGTTCCATATTGCATCGAAAACAATAAGGCCGTTTTAGCCTACAGCCCAATGGAACGCGGTTTGTTAACAGGCAAAATTACCGTTGATTACCATTTTGAGGAAGGCGACCACCGTAAAGGAAATCCGTTTTTTAAACCAGAAAGCATAGAAAGAACAAATGCCTTTTTAGCCAGGATTAAACCTTTGGCCGATGAAAAGAACGCCAGTTTATCGCAACTGGTTTTACGTTGGACAATTGAGCGCCCGGGGATTACCATTGCCTTGGTAGGTGCCAGAAATAAGCAGCAATCGGTTCAAAATGCCAAGGCTATCGACGTAAAGCTTACTTCGGATGAAATTCAGTTTATTAATGATGAATTAAAAACAGCAGGATTTTAA
- the namA gene encoding NADPH dehydrogenase NamA — protein MSKLFSPFTIRDVTLKNRIVISPMCQYSAVDGFANDWHLVHLGSRAVGGAALIIQEATAVTPDGRITYADLGIWKDEHVDKLKQIVSFIHNNGAVAGIQLAHAGRKASCDLPWNGGEQLADGENSWKPVGPSPIPFKQGQVEPHELNIKEIQDIVFAFRAAAKRALEAGYKVVEIHAAHGYLLHEFFSPLSNKRTDIYGGSFENRIRLVIDVVEAVQSVWPENLPLFVRISATDWTENGWNENDSLQLAAVLKDKGVDLIDTSSGGNVPDAFIPAGPNYQVPFADKIRNEIGIYTGAVGIIVKAEQAEEILEQERADLIFIARESLRDAYFPQHAAQVLGDDTEWPNQYVRAKREVVKK, from the coding sequence ATGTCAAAATTATTCTCTCCTTTTACTATTAGGGATGTTACCTTAAAAAATAGAATTGTAATCTCTCCGATGTGCCAATATTCGGCAGTGGACGGCTTTGCCAACGATTGGCACCTCGTTCACCTCGGAAGCAGGGCGGTTGGTGGTGCAGCTTTAATTATTCAGGAAGCCACGGCAGTGACGCCAGATGGCCGGATAACCTATGCCGACCTGGGCATCTGGAAAGATGAACACGTTGATAAATTGAAACAGATTGTTTCTTTTATTCACAATAATGGCGCTGTTGCTGGCATTCAGCTGGCACATGCCGGCAGAAAGGCAAGCTGCGACCTGCCCTGGAATGGCGGCGAACAACTGGCCGATGGCGAAAATAGCTGGAAGCCTGTAGGGCCATCGCCCATTCCCTTTAAGCAGGGGCAGGTGGAGCCGCACGAATTGAATATTAAAGAAATTCAAGACATTGTGTTCGCTTTTAGGGCCGCTGCAAAAAGAGCTTTGGAAGCAGGCTATAAGGTAGTAGAGATCCATGCCGCACACGGATATTTGCTTCACGAATTTTTTAGCCCATTGAGTAACAAACGAACTGATATTTATGGTGGAAGTTTCGAAAACCGAATCCGGTTGGTAATCGATGTGGTTGAAGCCGTTCAATCGGTTTGGCCGGAAAACCTGCCGCTTTTCGTTCGCATTTCGGCAACGGACTGGACGGAAAACGGATGGAATGAAAACGACTCGTTACAACTGGCTGCTGTGTTAAAAGATAAAGGCGTAGATTTGATTGATACTTCTTCGGGTGGAAATGTTCCGGATGCTTTTATTCCGGCCGGACCAAATTATCAGGTTCCCTTTGCAGATAAAATTAGAAACGAAATTGGAATTTATACCGGCGCCGTTGGCATTATAGTAAAGGCCGAGCAGGCAGAGGAAATACTGGAGCAGGAGCGGGCCGATTTGATCTTCATTGCCCGAGAATCGCTTCGCGACGCTTACTTCCCTCAGCATGCCGCACAGGTTTTAGGCGATGATACGGAGTGGCCCAATCAATACGTGCGAGCAAAAAGAGAAGTTGTTAAAAAGTAG
- a CDS encoding TlpA family protein disulfide reductase, translated as MKILKKYGANALFFTLILVILFVPDAKAFLIRGLMEIGLYNPKIEQPAASVSDLNGIQFKDIRGNVIDLGNLKGKVIFVNFWATWCPPCRAEMPSLAKLYEQFKNDNTIVFIFADADGNLEKSTKYMAKRNYEMPVFKVNSDVPAQIFSGSLPTTVIFDKLGRLSFRHEGVADYNDKKFVAFLNKLKAQ; from the coding sequence GTGAAGATCTTAAAAAAATATGGAGCCAACGCCCTCTTTTTTACACTTATCCTGGTTATACTTTTCGTTCCCGATGCAAAGGCTTTCCTGATACGCGGATTGATGGAAATTGGCCTCTACAATCCGAAAATTGAGCAACCTGCTGCGAGTGTGAGCGATCTGAATGGCATTCAGTTTAAAGATATTAGAGGAAACGTTATCGACCTCGGCAATTTAAAGGGCAAAGTGATATTTGTTAACTTTTGGGCCACCTGGTGCCCGCCATGCAGGGCAGAAATGCCATCGTTGGCCAAGCTCTACGAGCAGTTTAAAAACGATAATACCATCGTTTTCATTTTTGCCGATGCCGATGGTAATTTAGAAAAATCGACAAAATACATGGCCAAAAGAAACTACGAAATGCCTGTATTTAAAGTAAATAGTGATGTGCCGGCCCAGATATTTAGCGGATCGTTGCCAACAACCGTAATTTTCGATAAGCTTGGCAGGTTATCATTTAGGCACGAAGGCGTTGCCGATTACAACGATAAAAAGTTTGTTGCATTTTTGAACAAACTTAAGGCGCAATAA
- a CDS encoding peptidylprolyl isomerase, with translation MGIMTFLRNRAGYILVFAIGFAIVAFLVGDAINVGKPFWSANQKVVGSIDGNEISIDEFGPKVDQGLNQMKQQYGGSVNAQMTAMAVDQAWNAELGRVLLTKEYERLGLTVSEDELVDLLQGQNPSPLIRQYFSNPQTGQLDRVTLMNFLKSKEPQALQQSNMLQQEITNQALQTKYSNLIKNSVYVTSLEATDEYNNRNKLANFKYVSLDYASIPDASVKLTDADYSNYYDQNKARFNNPQETRAFEYVTFSISPTAADSLAIKNQVDKLAADFKVAKNDSLFAAINSDVKVPYTYLPKGKLGDPALDSAVFSMPAGSFYGPKLSGSAYKVVKVVATRFSPDSVKASHILLDPAKLGGEDRAIKLADSLKGLIAKGGNFAELAKQYSIDGSKDQGGELGTFARGAMVPEFENAAFDGSTGDVKVVKSQFGYHIIKIEKQIGSSKVAKLAYVEKALTASSKTKDAAYKAASNFLSDVKGNDFAKLAAQKGFKVAVADKVAATQGFAAGLDNPRKLIQDAYAADKGDVLPEIYSMSDAYVVAHLTGISPKGTLPLADVKNEIKPMVINEVKAKMLKDKLAAAGKGSLDQIAAKVSRPVNPVQNIVFANPVIPGVAQENALVGSVFGSQPGKVSEPVQGERGVYVYSVDGFTSPAPIANMFKQKETMILTLGQRSLGAAFQALQDNAKIKDNRVKFY, from the coding sequence ATGGGAATAATGACATTTTTGCGTAACCGTGCGGGCTATATTTTAGTCTTTGCTATCGGTTTTGCAATTGTTGCATTTTTAGTAGGCGATGCAATTAATGTGGGAAAGCCTTTTTGGTCGGCAAATCAAAAGGTTGTGGGGTCTATCGATGGCAATGAAATCAGCATCGATGAGTTCGGTCCGAAAGTAGATCAGGGACTTAACCAAATGAAACAACAGTATGGAGGCAGTGTAAACGCACAAATGACTGCCATGGCTGTAGATCAGGCTTGGAATGCCGAGCTAGGTAGGGTTTTATTAACCAAAGAGTACGAGCGTTTGGGATTAACAGTTTCAGAAGATGAGCTGGTAGACTTGTTGCAAGGTCAAAATCCAAGTCCGCTAATCAGACAGTATTTTTCTAATCCTCAAACGGGTCAGTTAGATCGTGTAACCTTGATGAACTTTTTAAAATCTAAAGAGCCTCAAGCCTTACAACAGTCTAATATGTTGCAACAAGAGATTACAAATCAGGCATTACAAACCAAATACAGTAATCTGATCAAAAACTCCGTTTATGTAACTTCGCTCGAAGCTACAGACGAGTACAACAACCGCAATAAGCTGGCAAACTTTAAATACGTTAGCTTAGATTATGCTTCAATTCCTGATGCTTCAGTTAAACTAACTGATGCCGATTATTCTAATTACTACGATCAAAATAAGGCTCGTTTCAACAATCCACAAGAAACGCGAGCTTTTGAATATGTTACCTTTAGCATTAGCCCAACCGCTGCCGATTCATTAGCGATCAAAAATCAGGTTGATAAATTGGCTGCTGATTTTAAGGTAGCGAAGAACGATTCGTTATTTGCGGCCATTAACTCTGATGTTAAAGTTCCTTATACGTATTTGCCAAAAGGAAAACTAGGCGATCCTGCTTTAGATTCTGCTGTTTTCAGCATGCCTGCAGGTAGCTTTTACGGACCAAAATTAAGCGGAAGCGCTTATAAAGTAGTAAAAGTTGTAGCTACTCGTTTTTCGCCTGATTCAGTTAAGGCTAGCCATATTTTATTAGATCCGGCAAAATTAGGCGGTGAAGACAGAGCGATTAAATTAGCGGATTCATTAAAAGGCTTAATTGCAAAAGGCGGCAACTTTGCCGAATTGGCTAAACAATACAGCATCGACGGCTCAAAAGATCAGGGCGGCGAACTGGGTACGTTTGCCCGTGGCGCTATGGTACCTGAGTTTGAAAACGCTGCATTTGATGGAAGCACCGGCGACGTTAAAGTGGTTAAATCTCAATTTGGTTATCACATCATTAAAATTGAAAAACAAATCGGATCATCAAAAGTGGCCAAGTTGGCTTATGTAGAAAAAGCATTAACAGCAAGCAGCAAAACCAAAGATGCAGCCTATAAAGCGGCAAGTAATTTCTTGAGCGATGTTAAAGGAAACGACTTTGCAAAGCTAGCCGCTCAAAAAGGATTTAAAGTAGCCGTTGCCGATAAGGTTGCAGCAACCCAGGGATTTGCCGCAGGCTTAGATAACCCGCGTAAGTTAATTCAAGATGCCTACGCTGCAGATAAAGGTGATGTTTTACCAGAAATTTACAGCATGAGCGATGCTTATGTAGTAGCACATTTAACAGGAATAAGCCCGAAAGGAACTTTGCCATTAGCTGATGTTAAAAACGAAATTAAGCCGATGGTAATTAACGAGGTTAAAGCGAAAATGTTAAAAGATAAATTGGCTGCTGCCGGAAAGGGTAGTTTAGATCAAATTGCTGCCAAAGTATCTCGTCCCGTTAACCCAGTACAAAACATTGTGTTTGCCAATCCGGTAATTCCAGGAGTAGCACAAGAAAACGCATTGGTGGGAAGCGTATTCGGTTCGCAACCAGGTAAGGTTTCAGAACCTGTTCAAGGCGAACGCGGTGTATATGTATATTCAGTTGATGGATTTACAAGCCCTGCGCCAATTGCGAATATGTTTAAACAAAAAGAAACTATGATCTTAACACTAGGTCAGCGCTCTTTGGGTGCAGCTTTCCAGGCCTTACAAGATAATGCCAAGATAAAAGACAATCGCGTGAAATTCTATTAG
- a CDS encoding TonB-dependent receptor, with protein sequence MKKLQLIGLVILYTLFNSTAFGAILKDIKGKVIDASTKQTLPGATISIPDLKVTGVTNNDGEFFLNNLPSKGSYLMEVHYVGYKTATQIVNLASANALEFALQPTAIETREIVITGSLISSTSKRNSASSAVLGKNQLLAPSTNLVDALTKIPGVSQITTGPSISKPVIRGLGYNRIVTLDDGIKQQGQQWGDEHGIEIDQFKSDRIEVLRGAASLMYGSDALGGVINILEPSTAPEGQIKGEFITNYATNNGLTANSLMLNGTENGFVWRARGTYKNAYSFKTPTGYFPNSGFNETDLSGMIGLNKSWGYTHLNVSSFRNNIGFYEPTLDDNGNFVKEDGEAFITSDFKSRDLDYPRQDIRHFKIALNNNFVLGNGNLKADFGYQQNQRRELEDGPDPALFFDLKTYTADLKYYLHETNGWQPVFGLSADAGKSLNKADDEFLIPNYSTYGIGVFAFAKKNWENNTFSIGARYDYRKNNGKQLFVDDDELFAPFENKFSNVSGALGFTHQFNDEWNFKANAGSAFRAPNPAELASNGVHEGTYRYEIGNAALSPERSYQVDAAIEYEGKIVSASASIYNNYVHNFIYASNNGETIMAEGDEYPVYRYGQVNANLYGAEASLTIHPLPFIHFENTFGYVHAQNKTLNRPLAFIPAATLRNELRFEPKIKGTNDAYLFVGINSAFKQTRVDAVFETPTSGYTLLNAGIGTTFNLGNQPIKLSVSANNLLDQKYYDALSRFKPGRFDSENPNLGVYNAGRNITFGLYVPFTLAK encoded by the coding sequence ATGAAAAAATTACAGCTTATTGGCTTGGTAATTCTATATACATTATTTAACAGCACGGCATTTGGTGCCATTTTAAAAGATATTAAGGGGAAGGTAATTGATGCCAGCACTAAACAAACGTTGCCTGGCGCTACAATTTCAATTCCCGATTTAAAGGTTACGGGTGTAACAAATAACGACGGAGAATTTTTTCTGAACAACTTGCCATCAAAAGGCAGCTATTTAATGGAAGTTCATTACGTTGGCTATAAAACAGCTACCCAGATAGTAAATTTGGCGAGTGCAAATGCGCTGGAGTTCGCGTTGCAACCGACTGCAATTGAAACCCGCGAAATTGTAATTACGGGAAGCCTGATTAGCAGCACGAGTAAAAGAAATAGTGCCTCATCTGCCGTTTTGGGCAAAAACCAACTTTTGGCGCCGTCTACCAATCTGGTTGATGCCTTGACCAAAATTCCGGGAGTTTCGCAGATTACAACGGGACCATCGATATCGAAGCCGGTAATCAGGGGACTGGGTTATAACAGGATAGTAACTTTAGATGACGGAATTAAGCAGCAAGGGCAACAATGGGGCGATGAGCACGGTATCGAAATCGACCAATTTAAATCAGATCGGATTGAGGTGTTGCGTGGCGCTGCATCGTTGATGTATGGCTCGGATGCGCTTGGAGGCGTGATAAATATTTTGGAACCAAGCACCGCTCCTGAGGGACAGATAAAAGGTGAGTTTATAACCAATTACGCTACCAACAACGGCCTTACGGCTAATTCGTTAATGCTTAATGGAACAGAAAACGGTTTTGTTTGGCGGGCCCGCGGCACTTACAAAAATGCTTACTCTTTTAAAACACCCACAGGTTATTTTCCGAACTCTGGTTTTAATGAAACCGATTTGAGCGGAATGATCGGTTTGAACAAAAGCTGGGGCTATACGCATTTGAACGTTTCGAGCTTTCGAAATAATATTGGTTTTTACGAACCGACATTAGATGATAATGGAAATTTTGTGAAAGAAGATGGGGAAGCATTCATTACTTCAGATTTTAAAAGCCGCGATTTGGACTACCCGCGTCAGGATATTCGCCATTTTAAAATTGCCCTGAACAATAATTTTGTGTTGGGCAATGGAAATTTGAAGGCCGATTTTGGCTATCAGCAGAACCAACGTCGCGAGTTAGAGGATGGACCTGATCCGGCGTTATTTTTTGACCTTAAAACTTATACTGCCGATTTGAAATATTACCTGCACGAAACCAACGGATGGCAACCCGTTTTCGGCTTAAGTGCGGATGCTGGCAAAAGCTTGAACAAGGCGGATGATGAGTTTTTAATTCCAAATTACAGCACTTATGGAATCGGTGTTTTTGCCTTTGCCAAAAAGAACTGGGAAAACAACACGTTTAGCATTGGTGCCCGTTACGATTACCGTAAAAATAACGGAAAACAATTGTTTGTTGATGACGACGAGCTGTTTGCACCTTTCGAAAACAAGTTTTCAAATGTAAGCGGTGCTTTGGGTTTTACGCATCAATTTAACGATGAATGGAATTTTAAGGCCAATGCAGGTTCTGCATTCCGTGCGCCAAACCCTGCCGAACTGGCCTCCAACGGGGTGCACGAGGGTACGTATCGTTACGAGATTGGTAACGCTGCTTTAAGTCCGGAGCGCAGCTACCAGGTAGATGCCGCAATTGAATATGAAGGGAAAATTGTGAGCGCCAGCGCCAGTATTTACAATAATTACGTTCATAATTTTATTTATGCCTCAAACAATGGCGAAACCATTATGGCTGAAGGCGATGAATATCCGGTGTATCGCTACGGGCAGGTAAATGCCAACCTGTATGGTGCAGAGGCCAGCCTAACTATTCACCCGCTGCCTTTCATCCATTTCGAGAACACCTTTGGTTATGTACATGCGCAAAATAAAACTTTAAACAGGCCGTTGGCGTTTATCCCTGCAGCAACGTTAAGAAACGAGCTTCGTTTCGAACCAAAAATAAAGGGAACTAACGATGCTTATCTATTTGTAGGCATTAATTCAGCGTTTAAGCAAACCCGTGTTGATGCGGTTTTTGAAACACCTACAAGCGGCTACACCCTATTAAATGCGGGCATTGGCACCACCTTTAATTTAGGTAACCAGCCGATAAAGCTTTCGGTTTCAGCAAATAATTTATTGGATCAGAAATATTATGACGCCTTAAGCAGATTTAAACCGGGTCGTTTTGATTCAGAAAATCCAAATCTCGGCGTTTACAATGCTGGCAGAAATATCACTTTTGGGCTTTACGTGCCTTTTACTTTGGCAAAGTAA
- a CDS encoding type III pantothenate kinase → MHRLSIDIGNSSAKIAIFKNREIVHHQRLSKLGILDLAQLVEKFAPKKAVISSVNQEINALEEYLTKHTDYTRFSTLLTNGVSNKYTTPNTLGLDRWAAVLGANGLYPTVASLIVDAGTCITYDLLTSTKEYFGGSISPGIAMRFKAVHEFTGRLPLVTWSENDKIVDGTDTSSAIKNGVLQGIINEIEGFIALNNKKETALKVILTGGDANFLYKQLQNSIFAPQIVKDPYLVLKGLNEAIAD, encoded by the coding sequence GTGCATAGATTAAGCATTGACATTGGGAACTCTTCGGCGAAAATCGCGATTTTTAAAAATCGCGAAATAGTCCACCACCAGCGTTTAAGCAAGTTGGGTATTCTCGACCTGGCTCAACTGGTAGAAAAATTTGCTCCAAAAAAGGCTGTTATAAGTAGTGTAAACCAAGAAATTAACGCCCTCGAAGAATATTTGACAAAGCACACAGATTACACGCGTTTTTCAACACTTTTAACAAACGGCGTAAGTAATAAATATACAACACCAAACACGTTGGGGTTAGATAGGTGGGCAGCGGTTTTGGGCGCAAACGGACTTTACCCCACCGTGGCAAGCTTAATTGTTGATGCCGGCACCTGTATAACCTACGATTTGCTAACCAGCACCAAAGAATATTTTGGCGGCAGCATAAGCCCGGGCATTGCGATGCGTTTTAAAGCGGTGCACGAGTTTACCGGCCGACTGCCGTTGGTAACCTGGAGTGAAAACGATAAAATTGTTGATGGAACAGACACCTCATCGGCAATTAAAAACGGCGTGTTGCAAGGAATAATTAACGAAATAGAAGGCTTTATTGCCTTAAATAATAAAAAGGAAACCGCCTTAAAGGTGATTTTAACAGGGGGCGACGCTAATTTTTTGTATAAGCAATTACAAAACAGCATCTTTGCGCCTCAAATTGTAAAAGATCCATACTTGGTATTAAAAGGATTAAATGAAGCTATTGCAGATTAA
- a CDS encoding DUF6427 family protein — protein MAIFYEMPPQLNFDFLEPFARLLINIDLDNAFSPGANIFFATILVFVQALIFNKVVNNHNLLSKPSFLPGLMFITGTSLFMPFMTLSPALIANFFLIWIIDKFLKLGKSANSITTVFDIGMIIALGTLIYFPFMAMILMIFLALLLFRPFSWREWLAGLIGFMTVFFFLAVFYYWNDNLTSFYQIWKPLGNKFPSVFKINYNDYLVLIPVVIIIILASLQLRENFFRSFISTRKGFQLLFFMFVVAGASLYLKPSFRIWHFLLCVPPGAVLLAYYFSNAKKRWFYETLFFLFVLSVQYFLFV, from the coding sequence ATGGCTATTTTTTATGAAATGCCGCCACAGCTTAATTTCGATTTTTTGGAGCCATTTGCACGGCTGCTGATCAATATCGATCTCGACAACGCTTTTTCACCAGGTGCAAATATTTTTTTTGCCACAATTCTCGTCTTCGTTCAGGCACTTATCTTCAATAAAGTAGTCAACAACCATAACCTCCTGTCAAAACCCAGCTTTTTGCCCGGCCTCATGTTCATTACCGGAACCAGTTTGTTTATGCCATTTATGACGCTTAGCCCGGCATTAATTGCCAATTTTTTCTTAATCTGGATAATAGATAAATTTCTAAAGCTTGGAAAAAGTGCCAATTCCATTACAACCGTTTTCGATATCGGGATGATTATCGCTTTAGGCACGCTGATTTATTTCCCATTTATGGCAATGATATTGATGATATTTCTGGCCCTTTTGTTATTCCGGCCCTTCAGTTGGCGGGAGTGGCTGGCCGGATTGATCGGATTTATGACCGTGTTCTTTTTCCTTGCCGTATTTTATTATTGGAACGATAACCTTACCTCGTTTTATCAAATTTGGAAACCGTTAGGCAATAAATTTCCATCCGTGTTCAAAATCAATTACAACGATTATCTTGTACTTATTCCCGTTGTAATCATCATTATTTTAGCCTCTTTACAGTTGAGAGAAAACTTTTTCAGGAGCTTCATCAGCACCCGTAAAGGCTTTCAGCTCCTGTTCTTTATGTTTGTGGTTGCCGGTGCAAGTTTATACCTTAAGCCCAGCTTTCGGATTTGGCATTTCTTGCTCTGTGTACCCCCGGGGGCAGTACTTTTGGCCTATTATTTTTCGAACGCCAAAAAGCGCTGGTTCTACGAAACGCTGTTCTTTTTATTTGTGTTATCCGTACAATACTTTCTTTTTGTTTAA
- a CDS encoding outer membrane protein transport protein, producing the protein MYKKINYITAILVLVCGLGAQAQVTTSSPYSRYGLGNIKGSLLPQLRAMGGISTAVNKVSGFNYINMQNPASYAGITLTTIDIGMSAGLTNLQRNSLSENSFNATFSHLAFAAPVTRRSALSFGILPYSDLGYSYRNTVKIDTSTVDQLYQGEGGLSKAYLGYGYRFGDHLRIGANLEYIFGNLQTTRATEYPEDATAVFAKLQNKNSVGGLNYSYGLQYDFNIGKKTLMTIGYSGSSSGKVHSSQTFYATRYLRDASGNELTAIDTLSAVDNGRSNLTLPLSHNFGISIQQNDKWMIGADFRMGKWSATSINNVNQGLQDSWGASIGGQWTPDAFSYNSYMKRVDYRLGFNYDKTYIQINNQDIKQMGASLGFGFPLPTANGGTAFYKINFTTEVGQRGTLNNNLVKEQYINFHLGFTLNDTWFRRYRVD; encoded by the coding sequence ATGTACAAAAAGATAAATTATATTACAGCCATACTCGTTTTAGTTTGTGGTTTAGGTGCTCAGGCGCAGGTTACCACTTCATCACCATATTCAAGATATGGCCTTGGAAATATAAAAGGCTCTTTATTGCCTCAGTTACGGGCGATGGGCGGAATTTCGACTGCAGTAAACAAGGTAAGCGGGTTTAACTACATCAATATGCAAAATCCGGCCTCCTATGCAGGCATCACTTTAACCACTATTGATATTGGTATGAGTGCTGGATTGACCAACCTACAACGCAACAGCCTTAGCGAAAACAGCTTCAATGCTACATTTAGTCACCTCGCATTTGCCGCTCCCGTAACCAGGCGTTCGGCATTAAGTTTCGGAATTTTGCCTTATTCAGATTTAGGATATTCGTACCGGAATACAGTTAAGATTGATACCTCAACCGTTGATCAGCTGTACCAGGGCGAAGGCGGTTTATCAAAAGCGTACCTCGGTTATGGCTATCGCTTTGGCGATCACCTCAGAATTGGAGCCAACCTGGAATACATTTTCGGAAACCTGCAAACAACAAGAGCAACAGAATATCCCGAAGATGCAACTGCCGTTTTTGCAAAACTGCAAAACAAGAATAGTGTAGGTGGGTTAAATTACTCGTACGGCTTACAATACGATTTCAACATCGGTAAGAAAACACTAATGACGATTGGCTACTCGGGCAGCAGCTCGGGCAAAGTTCATTCATCGCAAACATTTTATGCTACACGCTACCTGAGAGATGCCAGCGGAAACGAATTAACTGCAATTGATACCTTAAGCGCCGTTGATAACGGCCGATCGAACCTTACCTTGCCGTTAAGCCATAACTTTGGGATTTCAATTCAACAGAATGATAAATGGATGATTGGTGCAGATTTTAGAATGGGCAAGTGGTCGGCAACCAGCATCAACAACGTAAACCAGGGCTTGCAAGATAGCTGGGGCGCATCAATTGGCGGCCAATGGACTCCCGATGCCTTTTCTTACAACAGCTACATGAAACGTGTTGATTATCGTTTAGGCTTTAATTACGATAAAACGTATATCCAGATCAATAATCAAGACATTAAGCAAATGGGTGCCTCACTGGGCTTCGGTTTCCCGTTGCCTACTGCTAACGGTGGTACCGCTTTTTACAAAATCAACTTCACTACCGAGGTGGGCCAACGCGGTACACTAAATAACAACTTGGTAAAAGAACAATACATCAATTTTCACCTCGGCTTCACGTTAAACGATACCTGGTTCCGCAGGTATAGAGTAGACTAA